In Acidobacteriota bacterium, one DNA window encodes the following:
- a CDS encoding YHS domain-containing protein has product MEHVDPVCGMKVDPARAAATVHWGDRDWYFCAKSCAEKFRRDPERFSLKVKSEESFEPMTFPAGMGLPSLTLPAASPAPMASPAPAALFTF; this is encoded by the coding sequence ATGGAGCACGTCGATCCCGTCTGCGGCATGAAGGTCGATCCCGCCCGCGCCGCGGCGACGGTGCACTGGGGCGACAGGGACTGGTACTTCTGCGCGAAGAGCTGCGCGGAGAAATTCAGAAGAGACCCGGAAAGATTTTCTTTGAAAGTGAAGAGTGAAGAGTCGTTTGAGCCCATGACGTTTCCAGCAGGCATGGGCCTGCCGAGCCTGACGTTGCCCGCCGCGTCACCCGCGCCGATGGCCTCGCCGGCGCCTGCTGCCCTCTTCACCTTCTAA